A section of the Vespa velutina chromosome 6, iVesVel2.1, whole genome shotgun sequence genome encodes:
- the LOC124950072 gene encoding 40S ribosomal protein S3 — MGTRSISKKKKFVGDGVFKAELNEFLTRELAEDGYSGVEVRVTPTRTEIILLATHTQSVLGEKGRRIRELTSVVQKRFNFKEPQNVELYAEKVAQRGLCAIAQAESLRYKLIGGLAVRRACYGVLRFIMESGARGCEVVVSGKLRGQRAKSMKFVDGLMIHSGEPTNNYVNTATRHVLLRQGVLGIKVKIMLPWDPNGKLGPKDPLPDYVSIAEPKEEVRPLQPTSEIKASKDIPQPAPLV, encoded by the exons ATGGGTACTCGTtctatttcaaagaaaaagaag TTTGTAGGAGATGGAGTCTTCAAAGCTGAGCTCAACGAATTCTTGACTCGCGAACTCGCAGAAGATGGATATTCTGGTGTTGAGGTTCGTGTAACGCCAACTCGTACAGAGATCATCCTATTAgccacacatacacagagtGTTTTGGGAGAAAAAGGGCGCAGAATCAGAGAATTGACCTCTGTGGTACAaaaacgttttaattttaaagaacCACAAAATGTTGAATTATATGCTGAAAAAGTAGCACAACGTGGATTGTGTGCTATTGCACAAGCTGAGTCCCTTCGATATAAGTTGATTGGTGGACTTGCTGTACGAAG gGCATGTTATGGTGTTCTTCGATTTATCATGGAATCAGGAGCAAGAGGATGTGAAGTTGTTGTCAGTGGGAAATTACGTGGTCAGAGAgcaaaatcaatgaaatttgttGATGGCTTAATGATTCATTCAGGAGAACCAACAAACAATTATGTAAACACTGCAACTCGTCATGTACTTCTTCGACAAG gtGTATTAGGTatcaaagtaaaaattatgttACCATGGGATCCTAATGGTAAACTTGGTCCAAAAGATCCTCTTCCAGATTATGTTTCGATAGCTGAACCAAAAGAAGAAGTACGTCCTTTACAACCAACTTCTGAAATAAAAGCCTCAAAAGATATACCTCAACCGGCACCACTTgtgtaa
- the LOC124950074 gene encoding Krueppel homolog 2, with translation MADNAGSGDSSPQLEKGWLALKQYVIDNKIRAGLWFTRLLTMIFTISYIIPIFGNSYNIYYKALMSYAATSALRLHQRLPHVQLSRQFLGMLLLEDSCHYLLYSIIFLYVPPVTIVLVPIFLFAMLQFASFSLTLLDCLGQNSWWGIRLMISLVEFQSHKILRFCAFSEIIILPYTAFLVLTGRVGLLTPVIYYQFLKLRLASQRNPFTRNMFYEIRSILNTLAKKPAVPDILRKMIEGFLSLTQQMAPVRQ, from the exons aTGGCAGATAATGCAGGTTCAGGAGATTCATCACCACAGTTGGAAAAAGGATGGTTGGCTTTAAAACAATATGTAATCGATAACAAAATTAGAGCTGGATTATGGTTTACAAGATTACTAACTATGATATTTACAATAAGTTATATTATTCCAATATTTGG aaattcttataatatatattacaaagcTTTAATGAGCTATGCAGCAACCAGTGCATTGCGTCTTCACCAAAGACTGCCACATGTACAACTTAGTAGACAATTTTTGGGAATGTTACTTCTCGAAGATTCCTGccattatttactttattctataatatttctttatgttcCTCCAGTAACAA TCGTGCTTGtaccaatatttttatttgccaTGTTGCAATTTGCCAGTTTTTCACTCACATTACTGGAT tGCTTAGGACAGAATAGCTGGTGGGGAATTCGTCTTATGATCTCCTTGGTTGAGTTTCAGTCTCATAAAATTTTGCGTTTCTGTGCATTTTCTGAAATCATAATTTTACCATACACAGCATTTCTTGTTTTGAC gGGACGTGTTGGTTTGTTAACACCAGTTATATATTATCAGTTCTTGAAGTTACGTCTTGCATCACAAAGAAATCCATTCACGCGTAATATGTTTTATGAAATCAGAAGTATTTTGAATACTTTAGCCAAGAAACCTGCAGTGCCAGATATACTCCGTAAAATGATAGAaggtttcctttctttaactCAACAAATGGCACCAGTACGTCAgtaa